A genome region from Solanum pennellii chromosome 12, SPENNV200 includes the following:
- the LOC107006272 gene encoding uncharacterized protein LOC107006272 produces the protein MIEFEMLDLGMMYYFLGIEVKQYFGGIFTSEKKYVQEILMRFGMTNCKSVTIQAETGLKFEKDSTGKRIDNTFYKKIMGSLMYLTATRPDIIYYLSLVRRYMESSREAHFLGSKITLRYLQGIRESNRRSRSEIKSLESKVPSRAWG, from the exons ATGATTGAGTTTGAGATGTTGGATCTTGGCATGATGTATTATTTTCTAGGAATTGAAGTGAAGCAGTATTTTGGTGGAATTTTTACTTCAGAAAAGAAATATGTCCAGGAAATTTTAATGAGATTTGGTATGACAAACTGCAAGTCTGTCACCATACAAGCAGAGACAGGGCTGAAGTTTGAAAAGGATTCTACAGGAAAGAGGATTGACAACACTTTCTACAAGAAGATcatgggaagtttgatgtatttaACAgccactagacctgatataatATACTATTTAAGTCTCGTAAGAAGGTACATGGAAAGTTCAAGAGAAGCTCACTTTCTAGGTTCTAAAATAACTCTCAGGTATCTGCAAG gAATCAGGGAATCGAATCGCAGGTCGAGATCAGAAATCAAGA